From the genome of Neisseria lisongii, one region includes:
- a CDS encoding lactoferrin/transferrin family TonB-dependent receptor: MTYPTHFKMKLLALLLLAPAGAVCAEEVATHELQTVNVVAKPKKLTKKTKEVTGLGKIVKDSEQLNRQQVLGVRDLVRYDPGVSTVEQGRGGTSGFSIRGVDKNRVLIAVDGIAQIQSYADTTSDSGGSGSINEVEIENISAVEISKGSNGAEVGSGGLGGSVNYTTKDVGDIISGDKPWGLNSKSVYSSRDKRAAQTLSAAFRQNGWEGLVQYTRRQGHEPSIHRDAGNFTQTVSKQSFYENKYDLSQPNTEYGNNLFRFEDCTSSDCIRHTVKPTVDVVDLGNRDLNNSPLSPDEEKQRQAMLHPKETLSANQYTGSNRIRPNPMEYQTDSWLTRLGYRFSPNHYLGWLNENTTQHYDSRDMHYAAYYRPNTDLYKLGKPLASVDGFDKNANNNKGVWYNTPAEGFAGLQWAKARFLEEKHRKNRNGIVYRYENKEKDSWADQFELAFDRQNIRLDTGTVYAQCSAYPNYATLADCEAGADKPGSSLSKENVRYRETHNVVQAKWQKQLRFDWSKHNLQVTAGYDDFDSSFNKTIFNTDVYQRFEHTGKEKTEINGKPYLVDIYRKLDPLVVSGEYCQDNNVDTCRREPISGSNRYIALRNNMSFGKYLDWGVGLRYDRYAFKTADVAIRSKTYNNVSWNTGIVVKPNRHWSLSYRIGNGFRVPSFQDLYGFSVPGQERGSKYKYIADLKPEKSLNQEIGLNLKGDFGYLEAGIFNSRYRDLIAYANSSNKPETAKLCGFDPQDTTFIGCTGNFNLQNADLKGINLNAHLDLNGMWQKMPEGLSLNVAYNRIKAKKLFINHEEQFSYVSDYPLETIQPSRYVVGLNYDSPSDKWGVTVNGTYSKAKDPSELLNKISTQRTSGRYESSRSLTQARPLPWYTFDVVGYYRPWKQATLRFGVYNLMNYRYLTWETLRQTSVNTAAQAPAGSNYKRYAAPGRNFILGFEMKF; encoded by the coding sequence ATGACTTATCCTACTCATTTCAAAATGAAACTGCTGGCCTTGCTGTTGCTGGCGCCTGCGGGTGCGGTCTGCGCCGAAGAAGTGGCGACGCACGAGCTGCAAACCGTCAATGTGGTGGCGAAACCGAAAAAACTGACCAAGAAAACCAAAGAAGTTACCGGCTTGGGCAAAATCGTGAAAGACAGCGAACAGTTAAACCGCCAGCAGGTGTTGGGCGTACGCGATTTGGTGCGCTACGATCCGGGCGTGTCCACCGTCGAGCAGGGTCGGGGCGGTACCAGCGGCTTTTCGATTCGGGGTGTGGACAAAAACCGTGTGCTGATTGCAGTGGACGGCATTGCCCAAATCCAGTCGTATGCCGACACCACTTCCGACTCGGGCGGCAGCGGCTCGATTAACGAAGTGGAAATCGAAAACATTTCCGCCGTGGAAATCAGCAAAGGCAGCAACGGCGCAGAAGTCGGCAGCGGCGGCTTGGGCGGTTCGGTAAATTATACGACCAAAGATGTGGGCGATATTATCAGCGGCGACAAACCGTGGGGCTTGAACAGCAAATCGGTGTACAGCAGCCGGGACAAGCGGGCGGCGCAAACCCTTTCCGCCGCTTTCCGCCAAAACGGCTGGGAAGGTTTGGTGCAATATACCCGCCGCCAAGGACACGAGCCTTCGATTCACCGTGATGCGGGCAATTTTACACAGACGGTCAGCAAACAGTCGTTTTATGAAAACAAATATGATTTGAGCCAGCCCAATACGGAATACGGGAATAATTTATTCCGTTTTGAAGATTGCACCAGCAGCGACTGTATCCGCCATACAGTTAAACCGACTGTTGATGTGGTTGATTTGGGAAATCGGGATTTAAATAATTCTCCGCTCTCGCCGGATGAAGAAAAACAACGCCAAGCCATGCTGCATCCGAAAGAAACCCTGTCGGCGAATCAATACACCGGCAGCAACCGTATCCGCCCCAATCCGATGGAATACCAAACCGATTCGTGGCTGACCCGCTTGGGCTACCGTTTTTCGCCGAATCATTATCTCGGCTGGCTCAATGAAAACACTACCCAGCATTACGATAGTCGGGATATGCACTATGCGGCCTATTACCGGCCGAATACCGATTTATACAAACTGGGTAAACCGCTGGCTTCAGTGGACGGTTTCGATAAAAATGCCAACAACAATAAAGGCGTTTGGTACAACACGCCAGCGGAAGGTTTTGCCGGACTGCAATGGGCAAAAGCCCGCTTTTTGGAAGAGAAACACCGTAAAAACCGCAACGGCATTGTGTACCGCTACGAAAACAAAGAAAAAGATTCATGGGCGGATCAGTTTGAGCTGGCGTTTGACCGACAAAATATCCGCTTGGATACCGGCACGGTTTACGCCCAATGTTCCGCCTATCCGAATTACGCTACTTTAGCCGATTGCGAGGCCGGTGCAGACAAACCCGGCTCGTCCCTGAGTAAAGAAAACGTGCGTTATCGGGAAACGCATAATGTCGTACAGGCAAAATGGCAGAAGCAGCTTCGCTTCGATTGGAGTAAGCATAATCTGCAAGTTACCGCCGGTTATGACGATTTTGATTCCTCGTTTAACAAAACCATTTTCAACACTGATGTTTACCAGCGGTTTGAACATACCGGCAAAGAGAAAACCGAAATCAACGGTAAACCTTATTTAGTCGATATTTACCGCAAACTCGATCCCTTGGTGGTGAGCGGCGAATATTGCCAAGACAACAATGTCGATACTTGCCGCCGAGAACCGATTTCCGGCAGCAACCGCTATATTGCCCTGCGCAACAATATGTCGTTCGGCAAATATCTCGATTGGGGTGTCGGCCTACGCTACGACCGCTACGCCTTTAAAACCGCAGATGTCGCCATCCGCAGCAAAACCTACAACAATGTATCGTGGAACACCGGTATTGTCGTCAAACCCAACCGACATTGGTCGCTTTCCTACCGCATCGGCAACGGCTTCCGTGTACCGAGCTTCCAAGATTTATACGGTTTCAGCGTGCCGGGGCAGGAGCGGGGCAGCAAATACAAATACATAGCCGATCTCAAACCCGAAAAATCGCTGAATCAGGAAATCGGTCTGAATCTGAAAGGCGATTTCGGCTATCTGGAAGCCGGCATTTTCAACAGCCGCTACCGTGATTTGATTGCCTACGCAAACAGCAGCAACAAACCCGAAACGGCCAAATTATGCGGTTTCGATCCCCAAGATACCACCTTTATCGGCTGTACCGGCAATTTCAACCTGCAAAATGCCGATTTAAAAGGGATTAACCTGAATGCCCATCTCGATTTGAACGGCATGTGGCAGAAAATGCCCGAAGGTTTGAGCCTGAATGTGGCGTATAACCGGATTAAAGCCAAAAAACTCTTTATTAATCATGAAGAACAGTTCAGCTATGTATCCGATTATCCGCTGGAAACCATTCAGCCCTCACGCTACGTTGTCGGCCTGAACTACGATTCGCCGTCCGACAAATGGGGCGTAACCGTCAACGGGACTTATTCCAAAGCCAAAGACCCTTCGGAATTGCTTAATAAAATCAGCACCCAGCGCACCTCGGGCCGATACGAATCCAGCCGCAGCCTCACCCAAGCCCGCCCCCTCCCGTGGTACACCTTTGACGTTGTCGGCTATTACCGCCCGTGGAAACAGGCCACCCTGCGTTTCGGCGTGTACAATTTGATGAACTACCGCTACCTCACATGGGAAACCCTGCGCCAAACCTCGGTCAATACCGCAGCGCAAGCGCCCGCAGGCTCAAACTACAAACGCTACGCCGCACCGGGCCGGAACTTT
- a CDS encoding transferrin-binding protein-like solute binding protein, with amino-acid sequence MKTPTTPLVWGLSLALTACAGGSFDTLNVSEPVPIKPDVHKPKPEQSEPSENPPEGGQPQPEAQDKLQQPAFGYGLNGLRRNQAKNGEAGNEHFSPDNVEALPLAEDLSDDNHLVKFAEWENAKDKDEVEYDNHRREGYQYIRFGYLTDLYARPEKDSDGLVNRQGGKVFAYYLGTQPSRSLPNSPSLHYSGSWDFLSNVVFQRAYTKDDVIKEKAEKEAIEKNKQEAVKRNKGYYGPDEPPHFGLAFDKKNDGNVASAYTNARSATFKKQTSDFTVDFNNKKLTGKLSYQNDYRDQADETDRKPDDVYAIEADIKGNRFTGRADSTAGTTKGVNKKVSEDNQNLFGDSASRLEGGFYGPNAEELAGKFLSDHNSVFVVFGAKRDGEAAESSTVLFDAKQIAFPERDDELSDDADNSDDVADNEDAEDTEENSEGVEDSVTEDNAAEDGVAEENDDEAPPVEHTLSKDLNNLGNILQLNIEGKTFDLSGGSLSELLKQSYPQAEVVRNKDSSLDIVLSRNAKGEAGSKIHVCCGNWEALRLGSYRFVSNSEDESISKGYFIQGLRTPLADIPTGGNLHYEGTWGGFAVMTGKRANGKYFYLPYEFTPGIGNEHAGTASFDVDFAAKTLKGSLITSTDENSQTFATIKADIKGNGFSGTADGVYAFDSKNTQGGGGKLEMRGAKVQGGFYGNKAAELGGTLEYQNGHDGSEGTGVRVGAVFGAKQSGK; translated from the coding sequence ATGAAAACACCCACCACGCCATTGGTTTGGGGTTTGAGTTTGGCACTGACCGCCTGCGCAGGCGGCAGTTTTGATACTTTGAACGTATCCGAGCCGGTGCCGATCAAGCCCGATGTTCACAAACCGAAACCCGAACAGTCCGAGCCGTCTGAAAATCCGCCGGAGGGTGGGCAGCCGCAGCCTGAAGCTCAGGATAAACTGCAACAGCCTGCGTTTGGCTACGGTTTAAACGGCTTGCGCCGCAATCAGGCGAAAAACGGCGAGGCGGGCAATGAGCATTTCTCGCCGGACAATGTGGAAGCCCTTCCGTTGGCAGAGGATTTGAGCGACGACAATCATCTGGTTAAATTTGCCGAATGGGAAAATGCCAAAGACAAAGATGAGGTGGAATACGACAACCACCGTAGAGAGGGATACCAATATATCCGCTTTGGCTATCTGACCGATCTTTACGCTAGACCGGAAAAAGATTCGGACGGTTTGGTCAATCGCCAAGGCGGTAAGGTTTTTGCCTATTATTTAGGCACTCAGCCCAGCCGTTCATTGCCCAATTCGCCGTCGCTGCATTATTCCGGCTCATGGGATTTTTTGAGCAACGTGGTTTTTCAGCGTGCTTATACAAAGGATGATGTGATCAAAGAAAAAGCCGAGAAAGAAGCAATTGAAAAAAACAAGCAAGAAGCAGTTAAACGCAACAAAGGCTATTATGGGCCTGATGAGCCACCTCACTTCGGCTTGGCGTTTGACAAGAAAAACGACGGCAACGTCGCCAGCGCCTATACCAATGCCCGCAGCGCAACTTTTAAAAAGCAAACTTCTGATTTTACGGTTGATTTCAATAATAAAAAATTAACCGGCAAACTCTCGTATCAAAACGATTATCGGGATCAGGCAGACGAAACCGACCGCAAGCCGGATGATGTTTATGCAATTGAGGCAGACATCAAAGGCAACCGTTTCACCGGTCGGGCAGATTCCACCGCCGGTACGACCAAGGGCGTGAACAAAAAAGTATCGGAAGACAATCAAAACCTGTTCGGCGACAGCGCCAGCCGACTTGAGGGCGGTTTTTACGGGCCGAATGCCGAAGAGCTGGCCGGTAAGTTTTTAAGCGATCACAACTCGGTATTCGTGGTGTTCGGTGCCAAGCGGGACGGCGAAGCGGCGGAAAGCAGCACGGTGTTGTTTGATGCCAAGCAGATTGCTTTTCCGGAGCGGGATGATGAACTTTCCGATGATGCAGATAATTCCGATGATGTTGCCGATAATGAAGACGCTGAAGATACTGAAGAAAATAGCGAGGGTGTTGAAGACAGTGTTACTGAAGACAATGCCGCTGAAGACGGTGTTGCTGAAGAAAATGACGACGAAGCCCCGCCTGTTGAGCATACTTTGAGTAAGGATTTGAACAATTTGGGCAATATCCTGCAACTCAATATCGAAGGCAAAACATTCGATTTGAGCGGCGGCAGTTTGAGTGAATTGTTAAAACAGAGCTATCCGCAGGCGGAAGTGGTGCGCAATAAAGATAGCAGTCTCGATATTGTTTTAAGCCGCAATGCGAAAGGCGAGGCAGGCAGCAAGATTCATGTCTGCTGCGGCAATTGGGAAGCGCTGCGTTTGGGTTCGTACCGCTTTGTATCAAACTCCGAAGATGAAAGCATCAGCAAAGGCTATTTTATCCAAGGCTTGCGTACCCCGTTGGCGGATATTCCGACCGGCGGCAATCTGCACTATGAGGGTACTTGGGGCGGCTTTGCGGTGATGACGGGAAAACGGGCTAATGGTAAATATTTCTACCTGCCTTATGAATTTACGCCGGGCATTGGTAACGAACACGCAGGAACAGCATCGTTTGATGTTGATTTTGCCGCCAAAACTCTGAAAGGCTCACTCATCACCAGTACTGACGAAAATTCGCAAACTTTTGCCACCATCAAAGCCGATATTAAAGGCAACGGTTTCAGCGGCACGGCAGACGGCGTTTATGCGTTTGACTCAAAAAACACGCAGGGTGGCGGCGGTAAGTTGGAAATGCGGGGTGCGAAAGTGCAGGGCGGTTTCTACGGTAACAAAGCAGCGGAACTGGGCGGCACGCTTGAATATCAAAACGGCCATGACGGATCGGAAGGTACGGGTGTGCGTGTCGGTGCGGTATTCGGTGCGAAACAGAGCGGCAAATAA
- the uvrC gene encoding excinuclease ABC subunit UvrC has translation MSDTSFDLTVFLKNLPNLPGVYRMFDGQNNVLYVGKAVNLKKRVGSYFQKNDLSPRIRLMVKQIHHIETTVTRSEAEALILENNFIKALAPKYNILFRDDKSYPYLMLSGHEFPQMAYYRGTLKKPNQYFGPYPNGNAVRDSIHILQKVFKLRTCEDSVFEHRERACLLYQIKRCSGPCVGHISQEDYRSDVARAATFLSGKTDELIQLLHRKMEEAAADLAFEQAAHYRDQIQALGVMQSQQFIDSKNPNNPHDIDLLALAVSDGLVCIHWVSIRGGRHVGDKSFFPDVRNDPEPVGQDYAEAFVAQHYLGRSKPDIIISNFAVPQSLQEALISEQGRQIQFVTKTIGERKVWLKMAEQNAVLALQQKKLQQSSQQHRLDELAKILNREADSLNRLECFDISHTQGEATVASCVVYDEQNIQPGQYRRYNITTAKAGDDYAAMREVLTRRYGKMQEAAANGESVKWPDVVLIDGGKGQIGVAVSVWEELGLHIPLVGIAKGPERKAGMEELILPFSGETFRLPPNSPALHLLQTIRDESHRFAITGHRKKRDKARLTSSLNDIPGIGSKRRQALLTRFGGLRGVSAASKEDLAQVEGISTALAEKIYDHLH, from the coding sequence GTGAGCGATACTTCTTTCGATTTGACCGTTTTTTTAAAAAACCTACCCAATTTGCCGGGCGTGTACCGCATGTTTGACGGACAAAACAATGTGCTGTATGTCGGCAAGGCGGTGAACCTGAAAAAGCGGGTGGGCAGCTATTTTCAGAAAAACGATTTGTCGCCCCGAATCCGCCTGATGGTCAAGCAGATTCACCATATCGAAACCACCGTTACCCGTTCCGAAGCCGAGGCCTTGATTTTGGAAAACAATTTCATCAAAGCCTTGGCGCCGAAATACAATATCCTGTTTCGGGACGATAAAAGCTACCCCTATTTGATGCTCAGCGGCCATGAATTTCCGCAGATGGCCTATTATCGGGGAACGCTGAAAAAGCCCAACCAATATTTCGGCCCGTATCCCAACGGCAATGCCGTGCGCGACAGCATTCATATCCTGCAGAAAGTATTCAAACTGCGCACCTGCGAAGACAGCGTATTCGAACATCGGGAGCGGGCGTGCCTCTTATATCAGATTAAACGCTGTTCCGGCCCGTGTGTCGGCCATATTTCGCAGGAAGACTACCGCAGCGATGTGGCCCGTGCCGCCACCTTTCTCAGCGGCAAAACCGATGAGCTGATTCAGCTTCTGCACCGGAAAATGGAAGAGGCCGCCGCAGATTTGGCATTTGAACAGGCGGCGCATTATCGGGATCAGATTCAGGCATTGGGCGTGATGCAGAGCCAGCAGTTTATCGACAGCAAAAATCCCAATAATCCGCACGACATCGACTTACTGGCACTGGCTGTTTCAGACGGCCTCGTGTGTATTCATTGGGTCAGCATCCGGGGCGGCCGCCATGTCGGCGATAAAAGTTTCTTCCCCGACGTGCGCAACGACCCCGAACCCGTCGGGCAGGATTACGCCGAGGCTTTTGTCGCCCAACATTATCTGGGTCGCAGCAAGCCCGACATCATCATCAGCAATTTTGCCGTTCCGCAAAGCCTGCAGGAAGCTCTAATCAGCGAGCAGGGCAGGCAGATACAGTTTGTTACCAAAACCATAGGCGAGCGCAAAGTATGGCTGAAAATGGCAGAACAAAACGCCGTGTTGGCATTGCAGCAGAAAAAACTGCAACAAAGCAGCCAGCAACACCGTTTGGACGAACTCGCCAAAATCCTCAATCGGGAGGCCGACAGCCTCAACCGCTTGGAATGTTTCGACATCAGCCACACACAGGGCGAAGCCACCGTCGCCTCCTGCGTCGTGTATGACGAACAAAATATCCAGCCGGGCCAATACCGCCGCTACAACATCACCACCGCCAAAGCCGGCGACGACTACGCCGCCATGCGCGAAGTATTGACCCGCCGCTACGGCAAAATGCAGGAAGCCGCCGCCAACGGCGAAAGCGTCAAATGGCCCGATGTCGTCTTGATCGACGGCGGCAAAGGACAGATCGGCGTTGCCGTCAGCGTATGGGAAGAACTCGGTTTACACATTCCGCTGGTCGGCATCGCCAAAGGGCCGGAACGCAAAGCCGGCATGGAAGAGCTGATTTTACCGTTCAGCGGCGAAACCTTCCGCCTACCGCCCAACAGCCCCGCCTTGCATTTGCTACAAACCATACGCGACGAGTCCCACCGTTTCGCCATCACCGGCCACCGTAAAAAACGGGACAAAGCAAGGCTCACCTCTTCGCTCAACGACATTCCCGGCATTGGCAGCAAACGCCGCCAAGCCCTGCTGACCCGCTTCGGCGGATTACGGGGCGTGAGCGCCGCCAGCAAAGAAGACTTGGCACAAGTCGAAGGCATCAGCACCGCCTTGGCAGAAAAAATTTACGACCATCTACATTAG
- the ftsB gene encoding cell division protein FtsB, with protein MKWVTVILSVALVCFQYSLWFGKGSWSDRENTKEQLALQEGENQTLILRNQFLAAEVDDLTHGQEAIAEIARVELGYVREGETFYRLIDR; from the coding sequence ATGAAATGGGTAACCGTTATTTTGTCCGTTGCGCTGGTCTGCTTCCAATACAGCCTGTGGTTCGGCAAAGGCAGCTGGAGCGATCGGGAAAATACGAAAGAACAACTTGCTTTGCAGGAAGGTGAAAACCAAACGCTCATTTTGCGCAATCAGTTTTTGGCAGCCGAAGTCGATGATCTGACGCACGGGCAGGAAGCGATTGCCGAAATCGCCCGTGTCGAGTTGGGCTATGTTCGGGAGGGCGAAACGTTTTACCGTCTGATTGACCGGTAA
- the eno gene encoding phosphopyruvate hydratase: MSAIVDIFAREILDSRGNPTVECDVLLESGVMGRAAVPSGASTGQKEALELRDGDKSRYLGKGVLQAVEHVNNEIARALIGIDAHEQSYIDQIMIELDGTDNKGRLGANATLAVSMAVARAAAEDAGLPLYRYLGGAGPMALPVPMMNVINGGEHANNSLNIQEFMIMPVGAKSFREALRCGAEVFHALKKLCDSKGFPTTVGDEGGFAPNLNTHEEALQLIQEAVSAAGYVSGEDVLFALDCASSEFYKDGKYHLEAEGKSYTSEEFADYLADLVAKYPIVSIEDGMDETDWAGWKLLTEKLGDKVQLVGDDLFVTNPKILAEGIEKGVANALLVKVNQIGTLSETLKAVDLAKRHRYTSVMSHRSGETEDSTIADLAVATNCMQIKTGSLSRSDRMAKYNQLLRIEEELAEAAYYPGKAAFYQLAK, translated from the coding sequence ATGAGCGCAATCGTTGATATTTTTGCCCGTGAAATTTTAGATTCCCGAGGCAACCCTACCGTTGAGTGTGATGTTCTGCTGGAATCCGGCGTGATGGGTCGTGCCGCCGTACCGAGCGGCGCTTCTACCGGTCAGAAAGAAGCCTTGGAATTGCGCGACGGCGACAAATCCCGCTATCTGGGCAAAGGCGTATTGCAGGCGGTGGAACACGTTAATAACGAAATTGCCCGTGCGCTGATCGGCATTGATGCCCATGAGCAGTCTTACATCGACCAAATCATGATTGAATTGGACGGTACCGACAACAAAGGCCGTTTGGGTGCGAACGCCACGCTGGCGGTATCGATGGCGGTTGCCCGTGCCGCGGCGGAAGATGCCGGTTTGCCGCTGTACCGCTACTTGGGTGGTGCCGGCCCGATGGCCTTGCCGGTGCCGATGATGAACGTGATCAACGGCGGCGAACATGCCAACAACAGTCTGAATATTCAAGAATTTATGATTATGCCGGTGGGTGCGAAATCATTCCGTGAAGCCTTGCGCTGCGGTGCGGAAGTATTCCATGCTTTAAAAAAACTGTGCGACAGCAAAGGCTTCCCGACCACAGTCGGCGACGAGGGCGGTTTTGCGCCCAACCTGAACACCCATGAAGAAGCGTTGCAACTGATTCAGGAAGCCGTCAGCGCCGCCGGTTATGTGTCGGGCGAAGACGTGCTGTTTGCTTTGGACTGCGCTTCCAGCGAGTTCTACAAAGACGGCAAATACCATCTGGAAGCCGAAGGCAAATCCTACACCAGCGAAGAATTTGCCGATTATCTGGCTGACTTGGTGGCGAAATATCCGATTGTTTCCATTGAAGACGGTATGGACGAAACCGACTGGGCAGGCTGGAAACTGCTGACTGAAAAACTGGGCGACAAAGTGCAACTGGTCGGCGACGATTTGTTTGTAACCAATCCGAAAATCCTTGCCGAAGGCATCGAAAAAGGCGTAGCCAATGCACTGTTGGTGAAAGTAAACCAAATCGGCACCTTGAGCGAAACCCTGAAAGCCGTAGATTTGGCCAAACGCCACCGCTATACCAGCGTGATGAGCCACCGTTCCGGTGAAACCGAAGACAGCACCATCGCCGATTTGGCCGTCGCCACCAACTGTATGCAGATTAAAACCGGCTCATTGAGCCGTTCCGACCGCATGGCGAAATACAACCAACTGCTGCGCATCGAGGAAGAATTGGCCGAAGCCGCCTACTATCCGGGCAAAGCCGCATTCTACCAACTGGCTAAATAA
- a CDS encoding IS30 family transposase, which translates to MSYTQLTQDERYHIQHHYRRQTITQIAQTPDRQCKQKKRSPYKMTGQLIGHINTLVCQKLSPQQICGYLEKHHQTKLYHSTVYRYLHQNRNNGRTLWQHLRICSKPYRKKYGGKTWVKGKVPDRVGIEHRPETVNKRMRIGDWEADTIIGKDQKSALLTLVERVTCYTIICKLKNFKAEDTANAVIRVLKAHKDRVHTITMDNGKEFYRHKKIADGLKAETYFCRPYRSWEKGTNENTNGLIRQYFPKQTDFRKISGKEIRQVQDELNHRPRKTLGYETPSVLFLNIFQPLLTDVALENRK; encoded by the coding sequence ATGAGCTACACACAACTGACCCAAGACGAACGATACCACATTCAGCATCATTACCGCCGGCAAACCATCACACAAATCGCACAAACGCCGGACCGCCAATGCAAACAGAAAAAGCGTTCCCCCTACAAAATGACCGGACAACTCATCGGCCACATCAACACCCTTGTCTGTCAAAAACTCAGCCCACAGCAAATATGCGGATACCTCGAAAAACACCACCAGACTAAGCTCTACCACAGCACTGTTTACCGCTACCTGCACCAAAACAGGAACAATGGCAGGACATTGTGGCAACACCTCAGAATATGCAGCAAACCCTACCGTAAAAAATACGGCGGCAAAACATGGGTCAAAGGCAAAGTTCCTGACCGTGTCGGTATCGAACACCGTCCCGAAACCGTCAACAAAAGGATGCGCATCGGCGATTGGGAAGCTGACACCATCATCGGCAAAGACCAAAAAAGTGCATTGCTGACCTTAGTCGAACGTGTTACCTGTTACACCATTATCTGTAAGTTGAAGAACTTCAAAGCCGAAGATACTGCCAACGCTGTCATCAGGGTATTGAAGGCGCATAAAGACAGGGTACACACGATTACGATGGATAACGGTAAGGAGTTTTACCGGCACAAGAAAATCGCTGATGGATTGAAAGCGGAAACCTATTTCTGCCGTCCGTACCGCTCTTGGGAAAAGGGAACGAATGAAAATACCAATGGATTGATACGCCAATACTTCCCGAAACAGACGGATTTCAGGAAAATCAGTGGGAAGGAAATACGGCAGGTTCAGGATGAACTGAACCATCGACCAAGAAAAACACTTGGCTATGAAACGCCAAGTGTTTTATTCTTGAATATCTTCCAACCTTTGTTAACTGATGTTGCACTTGAAAATAGAAAGTAA
- a CDS encoding pirin-like C-terminal cupin domain-containing protein: MQIDGQTFTQDELAKFEPIQTASRLRIHTQAGSHIMLLGGEPLPHPTLIWWNFVADHQTALEKAVADWNSGHPRFGNIDISGTTLTRLI, from the coding sequence GTGCAAATTGACGGACAAACCTTCACCCAAGATGAATTGGCAAAATTTGAACCAATCCAAACCGCCAGCCGACTGCGTATCCACACCCAAGCCGGCAGCCATATTATGCTGCTGGGCGGCGAACCCTTGCCACATCCGACCTTGATTTGGTGGAACTTCGTCGCCGATCATCAAACCGCCCTAGAAAAAGCCGTCGCCGACTGGAACAGCGGACATCCCCGTTTTGGTAACATCGACATCAGCGGCACCACACTCACCCGCCTTATATAG